In one Enterobacteriaceae endosymbiont of Donacia sparganii genomic region, the following are encoded:
- a CDS encoding cation diffusion facilitator family transporter: MNNIYKKISFKKKNEYNKLITKATNLAILLSLTLLILKLLAWWKTKSISMLAACVDSLVDITSSTINLLIIYYSLQPADQDHTFGHGKAESLSALAQSIFICGTATFLFFNSLKYISHPEKLYYPIIGILVIIISFFLTLILVFFQKKVIAKTNSQATHADMMHYESDILINSAILIALILNFFNVKQADSFIALIISIFIFFNAFKVGYKAIQSLLDRSLPDYEKKIIIDLITSWPKVKGAHQLKTRQSGPTRFIQLHLVLEDNLPLLESHSIAKKIENALNKKFPYSDIIIHQDPYSIVSKKYKGFFKN, translated from the coding sequence ATGAACAATATATATAAAAAAATTTCTTTTAAAAAAAAAAATGAATATAATAAATTAATCACAAAAGCTACAAATTTAGCAATTTTATTATCTTTAACATTATTAATACTAAAATTATTAGCTTGGTGGAAAACAAAATCCATCAGTATGTTAGCTGCTTGTGTAGATTCATTAGTTGATATTACATCTTCAACAATTAATTTATTAATTATATATTATTCTTTACAACCTGCAGATCAAGACCATACATTTGGTCATGGTAAAGCTGAATCTTTATCGGCTTTAGCACAAAGTATATTTATCTGTGGAACAGCAACATTTTTATTTTTTAATAGTTTAAAATATATATCTCATCCTGAAAAATTATATTATCCAATAATAGGAATATTAGTTATAATAATTTCATTTTTTTTAACTTTAATATTAGTATTTTTTCAAAAAAAAGTCATAGCTAAAACAAATAGTCAAGCTACTCATGCTGATATGATGCATTATGAATCAGATATTTTAATTAATAGTGCAATTTTAATAGCTTTAATTTTAAATTTTTTTAATGTAAAACAAGCAGATTCTTTTATAGCATTAATTATAAGTATATTTATTTTTTTTAATGCTTTTAAAGTAGGATATAAAGCAATACAATCTTTGTTAGATAGATCTTTACCAGATTATGAAAAAAAAATTATAATAGATTTAATTACTTCTTGGCCTAAAGTTAAAGGAGCACATCAATTAAAAACAAGACAATCTGGTCCTACTCGTTTTATACAACTTCATTTAGTATTAGAAGATAATTTACCATTATTAGAATCACATTCAATTGCAAAAAAAATAGAAAATGCTTTAAATAAAAAATTTCCTTATTCAGATATAATTATACATCAAGATCCATATTCTATTGTATCTAAAAAATATAAAGGTTTTTTTAAAAATTAA
- the glyS gene encoding glycine--tRNA ligase subunit beta, whose product MRNNILLLEIGIEEIPSNFLLKLSNIILNNFKNELKKNHFKYKIIKCFFTSRRIALQIYFLNIMQSDFIYTIKGPYLANKKNIFSNKIVQFWIKKYDIKNIKNIFYQNNYIFYKKIIKGLHVKNLLSNMIINSLKNIISIPNFMYWDKNFFKFIRPIRSIVLVLGEKNIKKNLLNLQSNNIIQGHRFMCSEKVILKNAVEYEKLLFKKGKVIVDFIKRKNIIFNKIQKIANSLNAIVKINKNFLEELSCIVEWPILLIGKFNNNFLKLPSKILEYVMIKYQKYIPLYDKNNNLLPNFIILINIETKNNKNIINNNEQVIKSRFKDIQFFFKNDLKINFEKYLEKLKNIIFQKDLGNLFEKTMRIEKISEYIAKIIKNVNIIDCIRASKLAKCDLATQMVYEFPDLQGIIGMYYAKYNKENKNVINAIKEQYQYKKNDLIPKNIISCILFIADKIDTLVGIFSISFFPTGDKDPFALKHITLIIIRIIIENKIKINLIQLIDFSLSLYKISIVNKKQILKQIIFFIKSRLKNWYISLDYKKNIIYSVLDNEIDNLMILDYKIKALDKFFKIEKKQSKILIFTNKRINKILLKNKKYINENNLINISLLNNKEEKILFNYILKLSKIITYKIKNYEYYNILLILSELYYPINIFFKKIIINHEDKKIKKNRILILYKIKKYLLTVTDLSNLY is encoded by the coding sequence ATGCGTAATAATATATTATTATTAGAAATTGGTATAGAAGAAATACCTTCTAATTTTTTATTAAAATTATCTAATATAATTTTAAATAATTTTAAAAATGAATTAAAAAAAAATCACTTTAAATATAAAATAATAAAATGTTTTTTTACTTCTAGACGTATTGCATTACAAATTTATTTTTTAAATATAATGCAATCTGATTTTATTTATACAATTAAAGGACCTTATTTAGCTAATAAAAAAAATATTTTTTCAAATAAAATAGTACAATTTTGGATAAAAAAATATGATATTAAAAATATTAAAAATATTTTTTATCAAAATAATTATATTTTTTATAAAAAAATAATAAAAGGATTACATGTTAAAAATTTATTATCTAATATGATAATAAATTCTTTAAAAAATATTATTTCTATTCCTAATTTTATGTATTGGGATAAGAATTTTTTTAAATTTATTAGACCAATAAGAAGTATTGTATTAGTCTTAGGTGAAAAAAATATCAAAAAAAATTTATTAAATCTTCAATCTAATAATATTATTCAAGGACATAGGTTTATGTGTAGCGAAAAAGTAATTTTAAAAAATGCAGTAGAATATGAAAAATTACTATTTAAAAAAGGGAAAGTTATTGTTGATTTTATTAAAAGAAAAAATATTATTTTTAATAAAATACAAAAAATAGCAAATAGCTTAAATGCTATAGTTAAAATAAATAAAAATTTTTTAGAAGAATTATCTTGTATAGTTGAATGGCCTATATTATTAATAGGAAAATTTAATAATAATTTTTTAAAATTGCCATCTAAAATATTAGAATATGTAATGATTAAATATCAAAAATATATTCCTTTATATGATAAAAATAATAATTTATTACCTAATTTTATTATTTTAATAAATATAGAAACAAAAAATAATAAAAATATTATTAATAATAATGAACAAGTAATTAAATCAAGATTTAAAGATATTCAATTTTTTTTTAAAAATGATTTAAAAATAAATTTTGAAAAATATTTAGAAAAATTAAAAAATATTATTTTTCAAAAAGATTTAGGTAATTTATTTGAAAAAACTATGCGTATAGAAAAAATATCTGAATATATAGCAAAAATAATAAAAAATGTTAATATAATAGACTGTATTAGAGCAAGTAAATTAGCTAAATGTGATTTAGCTACACAAATGGTTTATGAATTTCCTGATTTACAAGGTATTATCGGTATGTATTATGCAAAATATAATAAAGAAAATAAAAATGTAATAAATGCTATTAAAGAACAATATCAATATAAAAAAAATGATTTGATACCTAAAAATATTATTTCTTGCATTTTATTTATTGCTGATAAAATAGATACTTTAGTAGGGATTTTCAGTATATCATTTTTTCCTACAGGAGATAAAGATCCATTTGCTTTAAAACATATAACGTTAATTATTATACGTATAATTATAGAAAATAAAATAAAAATTAATTTAATTCAATTAATTGATTTTAGTTTATCTTTATATAAAATTAGTATAGTTAATAAAAAACAAATATTAAAACAAATTATATTTTTTATAAAAAGTAGATTAAAAAATTGGTATATTTCTTTAGATTATAAAAAAAATATTATCTATTCTGTTTTGGATAATGAAATAGATAATCTTATGATTTTAGATTATAAAATAAAAGCATTAGATAAATTTTTTAAAATTGAAAAGAAACAAAGTAAAATTTTAATTTTTACTAATAAAAGAATAAATAAAATTTTATTAAAAAATAAAAAATATATAAATGAAAATAATCTTATTAATATATCTTTATTGAACAATAAAGAGGAAAAAATATTATTTAATTATATTCTTAAATTATCTAAAATTATTACATATAAAATTAAAAATTATGAATATTATAATATTTTATTAATATTATCAGAGTTATATTATCCTATAAATATTTTTTTTAAAAAAATAATCATTAATCATGAAGATAAAAAAATTAAAAAAAATAGAATATTAATTTTATATAAAATAAAAAAATATTTATTAACAGTAACTGATCTTAGTAATTTATATTAA
- the pfkA gene encoding 6-phosphofructokinase: MIQKIGVLTSGGDAPGMNAAIRGVVRTAIGYNIKVIGVNNGYLGLFKNNIIELNRYSVSDIINKGGTFLGSARFPEFKNKKIRSVAINNMKKNGIDALVVIGGDGTYLGAKFLTKMGFPCIGIPGTIDNDVVGTDYSIGYFTALETIVQAIDKLRDTSTSHQRISIVEIMGRYCGDLTLAAAIAGGCEFIVLPEINYKQEDLVKEIKLGIEKGKKHAIVLITEFICDINKLAKFIQNTIKRETRTTVLGYIQRGGSPVAYDRILGSRMGSYSVELLYKGYGGRCIGIQNDKMVHHDIIDAILNMKKIFKKDLLDTAKKLY, from the coding sequence ATGATTCAAAAAATTGGTGTACTTACAAGTGGTGGTGATGCTCCAGGAATGAATGCTGCTATTAGAGGTGTTGTTAGAACAGCAATAGGATATAATATTAAAGTAATTGGTGTAAATAATGGTTATTTAGGATTATTTAAGAATAACATAATAGAATTAAATAGATATAGTGTATCTGATATTATTAATAAAGGAGGAACTTTTTTAGGATCAGCTCGCTTTCCTGAATTTAAAAATAAAAAAATACGTTCTGTAGCTATAAATAATATGAAAAAAAATGGTATTGATGCATTAGTTGTAATAGGAGGAGACGGAACATATTTAGGAGCTAAATTTTTAACAAAAATGGGATTTCCATGTATAGGAATACCTGGAACAATTGATAATGACGTAGTAGGTACTGATTATAGTATAGGATATTTTACAGCTTTAGAAACTATTGTTCAAGCTATTGATAAATTAAGAGATACATCTACTTCTCATCAAAGAATATCTATTGTAGAAATTATGGGTAGATACTGTGGAGATTTAACTTTAGCAGCAGCTATTGCCGGAGGTTGTGAATTTATTGTTTTACCTGAAATTAATTATAAACAAGAAGATTTAGTGAAAGAAATAAAATTAGGAATAGAAAAAGGGAAAAAACATGCAATAGTATTGATCACAGAATTTATTTGTGATATTAATAAATTAGCAAAATTTATTCAAAATACAATTAAACGTGAAACTAGAACTACAGTTTTAGGTTATATCCAAAGAGGAGGATCTCCTGTTGCATATGATCGTATTCTCGGTTCTAGAATGGGATCTTATTCAGTTGAATTATTATATAAAGGATATGGAGGAAGGTGTATAGGTATACAAAATGATAAAATGGTTCATCATGATATTATTGATGCTATTTTAAATATGAAAAAAATTTTTAAAAAAGATTTATTAGATACTGCTAAAAAATTATACTAA
- the rplY gene encoding 50S ribosomal protein L25 — protein MNNIKFFKRIQTGKKFSRRLRINNQFPAIIYGKKIKEIPIIINNNDIIKINFKNFIKKDSPLIKLIDEKKNFFKVKIIDIQYHPYKFNKIYHIDFLFI, from the coding sequence ATGAATAATATAAAATTCTTTAAAAGAATACAAACTGGAAAAAAATTTAGTAGACGTTTACGAATAAATAATCAATTTCCAGCCATAATTTATGGTAAAAAAATTAAAGAGATACCTATTATTATCAATAATAATGATATTATTAAAATTAATTTTAAAAATTTTATAAAAAAAGATTCACCATTAATTAAATTAATAGATGAAAAAAAAAATTTTTTTAAAGTAAAAATTATAGATATTCAATATCATCCTTATAAATTTAATAAAATCTACCATATAGATTTTTTATTTATATAA
- the glyQ gene encoding glycine--tRNA ligase subunit alpha, which translates to MKKFNEKTFQGMIFILQDYWAKQGCNIIQPIDIEVGAATSHPMTCLYSIGEKPIKLAYIQLSRRPSDGRYGNNPNRLQQYYQFQVIIKPPPFNIQFLYLKSLEKLKLDLKNNDLRFIDDNWENPTLGAYGIGWEIWLNGMEITQFTYFQKMGGIKCNPITGEITYGLERLAMHIQNVKNIFDIIWNKNENNHITYGDIFHKNEIEQSIYNFKYIDINFLIYCFKHYEKEIDNLLKLKQPLIFPAYEKLLKASHCFNLLEARRFLSHTERQRYILKLRNMTKSIVIKYHDYIK; encoded by the coding sequence ATGAAAAAATTTAATGAAAAAACATTTCAAGGAATGATTTTTATTTTACAAGATTATTGGGCCAAACAAGGATGTAATATTATTCAACCAATTGATATAGAAGTTGGAGCTGCAACATCACATCCTATGACATGTTTATATTCAATAGGGGAAAAACCTATTAAATTAGCTTATATACAATTATCAAGAAGACCATCTGATGGAAGATATGGAAATAATCCAAATAGATTACAACAATATTATCAATTTCAAGTAATAATAAAACCTCCTCCTTTTAATATTCAATTTTTATATTTAAAATCTTTAGAAAAATTAAAATTAGATTTAAAAAATAATGATCTTCGTTTTATAGATGATAATTGGGAAAATCCTACACTAGGAGCATATGGAATAGGATGGGAAATTTGGTTAAATGGTATGGAAATTACTCAATTTACATATTTTCAAAAAATGGGGGGAATAAAATGTAACCCTATAACTGGAGAAATTACTTATGGTTTAGAGAGATTAGCTATGCATATACAAAATGTAAAAAATATATTTGATATTATATGGAATAAAAATGAAAATAACCATATTACTTATGGTGATATTTTCCATAAAAATGAAATAGAACAGTCTATTTATAATTTTAAATATATAGATATTAATTTTCTTATTTATTGTTTTAAACATTATGAAAAAGAAATTGATAATTTATTAAAATTAAAACAACCATTAATTTTTCCAGCATATGAAAAACTTTTAAAAGCATCACATTGTTTTAATCTATTAGAAGCACGTAGATTTTTATCACATACTGAAAGACAAAGATATATTTTAAAATTACGTAATATGACTAAGTCAATTGTAATAAAATATCATGATTATATAAAATAA
- the leuC gene encoding 3-isopropylmalate dehydratase large subunit gives MGKTLYEKIYDKHIICNLKNNTNLLYIDRHFIHEVTSPQAFEGLRNKNRKVYRSNKTFATMDHNVSTKTKNIESSGYIAKKQMETLIKNCNDFNIKLYDIYHPLQGIVHVIGPEQGITLPGMTIVCGDSHTSTHGAFGSLAFGIGTTEVEHVLATQTLKQNRAKNMLINIIGNIPKNITAKDIILSIIRKIGISGGNGYIIEFNGNIIKKLSMESRMTICNMSIEMGAKSGLIAPDDITFKYLKNKKFTPKKELWKKALKYWKTLYSDDNAKFDKIININISQLTPQISWGTNPEQIIGINESIPLINSYKDKNKKKIAIKALKYMDLNEGTKLINLKIDQVFIGSCTNSRIEDLRSAAKIIFGKKIASHIKAIVVPGSNMVKIQAEKEGLDKIFKNAGFEWRYSGCSMCLAMNNDKLKSGERCASTSNRNFEGRQGRNSRTHLVSPIMAAITAIYGYFININIYK, from the coding sequence ATGGGAAAAACATTATATGAAAAAATATATGATAAACATATTATTTGTAATTTAAAAAATAATACTAATTTATTATATATTGATAGACATTTTATTCATGAAGTTACTTCTCCTCAAGCATTTGAGGGATTAAGAAATAAAAATAGAAAAGTTTATAGATCAAATAAAACTTTTGCAACAATGGATCATAATGTATCTACTAAAACTAAAAATATAGAGTCATCTGGTTATATCGCTAAAAAACAAATGGAAACACTTATAAAAAATTGTAATGATTTTAATATAAAATTATATGATATCTATCATCCATTACAAGGAATAGTTCATGTTATAGGACCGGAACAAGGTATTACATTACCTGGTATGACCATTGTATGTGGTGATTCACATACCTCTACTCATGGAGCATTTGGTTCATTAGCATTTGGAATAGGTACTACTGAAGTAGAACATGTTTTAGCTACTCAAACTTTGAAACAAAATCGTGCTAAAAATATGTTAATAAATATAATTGGTAATATACCAAAAAATATTACAGCAAAAGATATAATCTTATCAATAATAAGAAAAATTGGTATTAGTGGGGGTAATGGATATATTATTGAATTTAATGGTAATATTATTAAAAAATTAAGTATGGAATCTAGAATGACAATTTGTAATATGTCTATTGAGATGGGAGCTAAATCAGGATTAATTGCACCTGACGATATAACTTTTAAATATTTAAAAAATAAAAAATTTACTCCTAAAAAAGAATTATGGAAAAAAGCTTTAAAATATTGGAAAACATTATATAGTGATGATAATGCAAAATTTGATAAAATTATAAATATAAATATTTCACAATTAACTCCTCAGATTTCTTGGGGAACTAATCCTGAACAAATAATAGGTATTAATGAATCTATTCCTTTAATAAATTCTTATAAAGATAAAAATAAAAAAAAAATAGCTATAAAAGCATTAAAATATATGGATTTAAATGAAGGTACAAAATTAATTAATTTAAAAATTGATCAAGTATTTATTGGTTCTTGCACTAATTCTAGAATTGAAGATTTAAGATCTGCAGCAAAAATAATTTTTGGTAAAAAAATAGCTTCTCATATTAAAGCTATAGTTGTTCCAGGTTCTAATATGGTAAAAATACAAGCTGAAAAAGAAGGATTAGATAAAATTTTTAAAAATGCTGGTTTTGAATGGAGATATTCAGGATGTTCTATGTGTTTAGCAATGAATAATGATAAATTAAAATCTGGTGAAAGATGTGCTTCTACTAGTAATAGAAATTTTGAAGGACGTCAAGGACGTAATAGTAGAACTCATTTAGTAAGTCCTATTATGGCAGCAATAACAGCTATATATGGTTATTTTATTAATATAAATATATATAAGTAA
- the leuD gene encoding 3-isopropylmalate dehydratase small subunit, which yields MKKKLQYNGIIVPLNISNIDTDVIIPKQFLQKNDKKGFGKNLFHDWRYLDDKNKTPNPNFILNKKEFKNSKILLTRENFGCGSSREHAPWALLDFGFHTIIASSYADIFYNNAINNKLLLIILKKDIIDKLFFIIEKFPGIFCYINLFYKKITINNEFFNFKMSQDKINFITNNLDQIDLTMKYSKEINIFEKTYFKFF from the coding sequence ATGAAAAAAAAATTACAATATAATGGTATTATTGTTCCTTTAAATATTTCAAATATTGATACAGATGTTATTATACCAAAACAATTTTTACAGAAAAATGATAAAAAAGGATTTGGGAAAAATTTATTTCATGATTGGAGATATTTAGATGATAAAAATAAAACACCTAATCCTAATTTTATTTTAAATAAAAAAGAATTTAAAAATTCAAAAATTTTATTAACTAGAGAAAATTTTGGTTGTGGTTCCTCTAGAGAACATGCGCCATGGGCATTATTAGATTTTGGTTTTCATACTATTATTGCTTCAAGTTATGCAGATATATTTTATAATAATGCTATTAATAATAAATTATTATTAATAATCTTAAAAAAAGATATAATTGATAAATTATTTTTTATAATAGAAAAATTTCCTGGAATTTTTTGTTATATAAATTTATTTTATAAAAAAATTACTATAAATAATGAATTTTTTAATTTTAAAATGAGTCAAGATAAAATTAATTTTATCACAAATAATTTAGATCAAATAGATTTAACAATGAAATATTCTAAAGAAATTAATATATTTGAAAAAACATATTTTAAATTTTTTTAA
- the dapA gene encoding 4-hydroxy-tetrahydrodipicolinate synthase, with translation MFTGSIVALITPMDMKGNICKKSLKKLIRYHINSGTKAIVIMGTTGESATLTYNEHINIIMYALDYSENKIPIIAGTGFNSTSKSIAIISILENSGIIGCLNITPYYNCPTQEGLYQHFKKIANNTKLPQILYNVPSRTGCDLLPKTIYKLSKIDNIIGIKEATGDLSRVNKIRSLIKKKFFLISGDDKTSFEFMQLGGDGVISVTANIAAIQMSKFCNYIKEKKINKAIKINNNLILLHNQLFIESNPIPVKWAAKRLGLINSDKMRLPMTPLTIYNQKIIEITLKKLKLI, from the coding sequence ATGTTTACCGGAAGTATTGTAGCACTTATAACTCCAATGGATATGAAAGGTAATATTTGTAAAAAAAGTTTAAAGAAACTTATTAGATATCATATTAATAGCGGTACAAAAGCAATTGTTATTATGGGAACAACAGGTGAATCTGCTACATTAACATATAATGAACATATAAATATAATAATGTATGCACTAGATTATTCTGAAAATAAAATACCTATTATAGCTGGTACTGGATTTAATTCAACATCTAAAAGTATAGCTATAATATCTATTCTTGAAAATTCAGGAATTATAGGTTGTTTAAATATTACTCCATATTATAATTGTCCAACACAAGAAGGTTTATATCAACATTTTAAAAAAATTGCAAATAATACTAAACTACCTCAAATATTATATAATGTTCCTTCACGAACTGGATGTGATTTACTACCAAAAACAATTTATAAATTATCAAAAATTGATAATATAATAGGTATTAAAGAAGCTACTGGAGATTTATCTCGTGTAAATAAAATTAGAAGTTTAATTAAAAAAAAATTTTTTTTAATTAGTGGAGATGATAAAACTTCTTTTGAATTTATGCAATTAGGTGGTGATGGTGTTATATCAGTTACAGCTAATATTGCTGCAATACAAATGAGTAAATTTTGTAATTATATAAAAGAAAAAAAAATTAATAAAGCAATAAAAATTAATAATAATTTAATCCTATTACATAATCAATTATTTATTGAATCTAATCCTATACCTGTAAAATGGGCGGCAAAAAGATTAGGATTAATTAATAGTGATAAAATGAGATTACCTATGACACCACTTACAATATATAATCAAAAAATTATAGAAATTACACTAAAAAAATTAAAATTAATATAA
- a CDS encoding adenylate kinase family protein → MRIILLGPPGVGKGTYARFISEKYNLPNISVGNILRNYILNNKNSFLTNQIKKYINKGIMVPDEITIKIIKNYLYNIDCKKGFLLDGYPRNILQANILEKENIKIDIILEFYIPNNQIIKRIIGRRIHLPSGRTYHILLNPPKIKNKDDITGETLITRTDDNLITINNRLQEYLKHTKPLIKYYKKLFFKKKIFYKKINNTSSILEVKKKISFFLKIFNVKK, encoded by the coding sequence ATGCGTATAATTTTATTAGGTCCTCCAGGAGTAGGAAAAGGAACTTATGCTAGATTTATATCTGAAAAATATAATTTACCTAATATTTCTGTAGGAAATATATTAAGAAATTATATTTTAAATAATAAAAATTCTTTTTTAACTAATCAGATAAAAAAATATATTAATAAAGGAATTATGGTTCCTGATGAGATAACAATTAAAATAATTAAAAATTATTTATATAATATAGATTGTAAAAAAGGATTTTTATTAGATGGATATCCTAGGAATATTTTACAAGCTAATATTTTAGAAAAAGAAAATATAAAAATAGATATAATTTTAGAATTTTATATACCCAATAATCAAATCATTAAAAGAATTATAGGTAGGAGAATACACCTACCTTCTGGTAGGACATATCATATACTTTTAAATCCTCCAAAAATAAAAAATAAAGATGATATTACTGGAGAAACATTAATAACTAGAACAGATGATAATCTTATTACGATTAATAATCGTTTACAAGAATATTTAAAACATACTAAACCATTAATCAAATATTATAAAAAGTTATTTTTTAAAAAAAAAATATTTTACAAAAAAATTAATAATACATCTTCTATCTTAGAAGTTAAAAAAAAAATATCTTTTTTTTTAAAAATATTTAATGTAAAAAAATAA
- the dapB gene encoding 4-hydroxy-tetrahydrodipicolinate reductase has translation MKNNQIRLAITGINGRMGKNILKILNKKKTNNILLNGVIEHKDSLKKNNKILYKSNFLDIKSNIIDIIDKFDILIDFTNPCSTIKYINICKKYKKKIIIGTTGFTEQQKLIIKEMSKNIAIILSSNFSLGINILLKILENITEILCKNQQINNLDVDIIEKHHKNKVDSPSGTALSLRNTILQTYKKYNFIKKIKCHSIRAADIYGEHNILFSFIGEQLELIHKASNRIPFAIGAIKAAIWINNKKKGIYNMHDVLGI, from the coding sequence ATGAAAAATAATCAAATTCGTTTAGCTATAACAGGTATTAATGGTCGTATGGGTAAAAATATTTTAAAAATATTAAATAAGAAAAAAACAAATAATATTTTATTAAATGGAGTTATAGAACATAAAGATTCTTTAAAAAAAAATAATAAAATTTTATATAAATCTAATTTTTTAGATATTAAATCTAATATAATAGATATTATAGATAAATTTGATATTTTAATAGATTTTACAAATCCATGTTCAACAATAAAATATATTAATATATGTAAAAAATATAAAAAAAAAATTATTATTGGAACTACAGGTTTTACTGAACAACAAAAATTAATTATTAAAGAAATGTCAAAAAATATAGCTATTATTTTATCTTCTAATTTTAGTCTAGGTATAAATATATTATTAAAAATTTTAGAAAATATAACAGAAATTTTATGTAAGAATCAACAAATAAATAATTTAGATGTAGATATTATAGAAAAACATCATAAAAATAAAGTAGATTCACCATCTGGTACTGCATTATCATTAAGAAATACTATTTTACAAACTTATAAAAAATATAATTTTATAAAAAAAATTAAATGTCATTCTATTAGAGCAGCTGATATATATGGAGAACATAATATTTTATTTTCTTTTATAGGAGAGCAATTAGAATTAATTCACAAAGCATCTAATAGAATTCCTTTTGCTATAGGAGCTATTAAAGCCGCTATTTGGATTAATAATAAAAAAAAAGGTATATATAACATGCATGATGTATTAGGAATTTAA
- the leuB gene encoding 3-isopropylmalate dehydrogenase, protein MSDIFKIAILPGDGIGPEVMKQAIKILEKIEKYINKKIVIDTYIVGGAAINIYGNPLPKVTLYGCEKSDAILFGSVGGPEWDYLPLNKRPEKGSLLKLRKHFNLFANLRPSFFYKNLSILSPLKEKILHKGFDIICIRELTGGIYFGKPSGRKGKGIDEYAFDTEIYSRFEIERIAHIAFNIALKRKKKICSIDKANVLNTSILWREILTNISNQYTSVTLDHMYIDNAVMQLMKNPSQFDVILCSNLFGDIISDQCAMITGSLGNLPSGSFNQNYFGLYEPAGGSAPNIAGKNIANPIAQILSLAMLIEYSLKLKNISQKIKNAIQKILDIGYRTQDLSTNSLNEKIVTTDDMGTLIMESII, encoded by the coding sequence ATGTCGGATATATTTAAAATAGCTATTTTACCTGGAGATGGTATTGGTCCAGAAGTAATGAAACAAGCAATTAAAATATTAGAAAAAATTGAAAAATATATCAATAAAAAAATTGTTATTGATACCTATATTGTAGGTGGAGCTGCTATTAATATATACGGTAATCCTTTACCTAAAGTAACATTATATGGATGTGAAAAATCTGATGCTATATTATTTGGATCTGTTGGAGGACCTGAATGGGATTATTTACCTTTAAATAAAAGACCGGAAAAAGGTTCATTATTAAAATTAAGAAAACATTTTAATTTATTTGCTAATTTACGTCCTTCTTTCTTTTATAAGAATTTGAGTATTTTAAGTCCTTTAAAAGAAAAAATTTTACATAAAGGTTTTGATATTATTTGTATCAGAGAATTAACAGGAGGAATCTACTTTGGGAAACCTAGTGGGAGAAAAGGAAAAGGAATAGATGAATATGCATTTGATACAGAAATTTATTCAAGATTTGAAATAGAAAGAATTGCACATATTGCTTTTAATATTGCTTTAAAAAGAAAAAAAAAAATATGTTCTATTGATAAAGCAAATGTTTTAAATACCTCAATATTATGGAGAGAAATTTTAACAAATATATCTAATCAATATACATCAGTTACATTAGATCATATGTATATTGATAATGCAGTTATGCAATTAATGAAAAATCCTTCGCAATTTGATGTTATATTATGTTCAAATTTATTTGGAGATATTATATCTGATCAATGTGCAATGATTACCGGATCATTAGGTAATTTACCTTCAGGAAGTTTTAATCAAAATTATTTTGGTTTATATGAACCAGCAGGAGGTTCTGCTCCTAATATTGCGGGAAAAAATATAGCTAATCCGATTGCACAAATATTATCATTAGCAATGTTAATTGAATATTCTTTAAAATTAAAAAATATATCTCAAAAAATTAAAAATGCTATTCAAAAAATATTAGATATAGGTTATAGAACTCAAGATTTATCTACAAATAGTTTAAATGAAAAAATAGTTACTACTGATGATATGGGAACCTTAATTATGGAATCTATTATATAA